The following coding sequences lie in one uncultured Mailhella sp. genomic window:
- the hflX gene encoding GTPase HflX, whose protein sequence is MVIVGDASSILIPALPHVRTGAGRLRGLRLLHTHLVPEGLSHEDLMDLLFLRLDSVSVLTVDEWGQPGMFQSAHLMPPAPGQEDSGYAVGDMQPWDRVDTDFTLQAESLEEEFGRVIDDAVSTGEEEAGERAVLVSVSLEPRAVQERHLAELAELARTAGVKVTGTMIQRVAAIHPRHILGRAKLAELEVLALQGQASLVIFDGELSPAQLNSLSELTERRVMDRTQLILDIFARHAVTRAGKLQVEMAQLQYSLPRLAGRHRSLDRLAGGIFGNKGRGETKLELERRRIRERITRIRKDLEELRRQRFHTRARRARQGLPLAALVGYTNAGKSTLLNALTRADVLAENKLFATLDPTTRRLRFPRERELVLADTVGFIRSLPRELTEAFRATLEELEAADLLIHVVDASHPERDQQMESVERILAEMELQTVPRITLLNKWDAVPVSERVPLLLDRPDAIPVSALEGTGLEKAAAAIERRMFDEGAWQRRDPQTWEEFEKRGKARKKRVEEEKKLDDTEPFR, encoded by the coding sequence ATGGTCATTGTGGGGGACGCTTCGTCCATTCTCATTCCCGCGCTTCCCCATGTGCGCACGGGCGCGGGTCGTTTGCGCGGCCTGCGCCTTCTGCATACGCATCTTGTTCCCGAGGGCCTCTCGCACGAAGACCTCATGGATCTTCTTTTCCTGCGTCTGGACTCCGTGAGCGTGCTCACCGTGGACGAGTGGGGGCAGCCCGGCATGTTCCAGAGCGCGCACCTCATGCCGCCCGCGCCCGGTCAGGAGGATTCCGGCTACGCGGTGGGCGACATGCAGCCCTGGGATCGCGTGGACACCGACTTCACGCTTCAGGCGGAAAGTCTGGAAGAGGAGTTCGGCCGCGTCATCGACGACGCCGTGAGCACCGGCGAGGAAGAGGCCGGGGAAAGGGCCGTGCTGGTTTCGGTGTCGCTGGAGCCGCGGGCCGTGCAGGAACGGCATCTGGCCGAATTGGCCGAGCTGGCCCGCACCGCCGGCGTGAAGGTGACCGGCACCATGATTCAGCGCGTGGCGGCCATACATCCGCGTCACATTCTCGGCCGCGCCAAGCTGGCGGAACTGGAAGTGCTCGCGCTTCAGGGGCAGGCGTCGCTCGTCATTTTCGACGGGGAACTCAGCCCTGCGCAGCTCAACAGCCTTTCGGAGCTGACGGAGCGCCGGGTCATGGACAGAACGCAGCTCATTCTCGATATTTTTGCCCGTCACGCCGTGACACGCGCAGGCAAGCTGCAGGTGGAGATGGCGCAGCTGCAGTATTCGCTGCCGCGTCTTGCCGGACGGCATCGTTCGCTCGACAGACTTGCCGGCGGCATTTTCGGCAACAAGGGCCGCGGCGAAACCAAGCTGGAACTGGAACGACGCCGCATCCGTGAGCGCATTACGCGCATCCGCAAGGATCTTGAGGAACTGCGCCGTCAGCGCTTCCACACGCGGGCGCGACGGGCGCGTCAGGGGCTGCCTCTGGCGGCGCTTGTGGGCTACACCAACGCTGGCAAGTCCACGCTGCTCAACGCGCTCACCCGGGCCGACGTGCTTGCCGAAAACAAGCTGTTCGCCACGCTGGACCCCACCACCCGCCGCCTGCGATTTCCCAGGGAACGGGAACTCGTGCTGGCCGACACGGTGGGCTTCATCCGTTCGCTGCCCCGCGAGCTCACCGAAGCATTCCGCGCCACGCTGGAAGAGCTGGAGGCGGCCGATCTGCTCATTCACGTGGTGGATGCCTCCCATCCCGAGCGGGATCAGCAGATGGAGTCCGTGGAACGCATTCTGGCGGAAATGGAACTGCAGACCGTTCCGCGCATCACGCTGCTCAACAAGTGGGACGCCGTGCCGGTGAGCGAACGCGTGCCGCTCTTGCTCGACAGGCCGGACGCCATACCCGTGTCGGCGCTTGAGGGCACGGGACTGGAAAAGGCCGCCGCGGCCATTGAACGACGCATGTTCGACGAAGGCGCGTGGCAGCGGCGCGATCCGCAGACGTGGGAGGAATTTGAAAAACGGGGCAAGGCAAGAAAAAAGCGCGTTGAGGAAGAAAAAAAGCTTGACGACACCGAGCCTTTTCGATAA
- a CDS encoding IMP cyclohydrolase: MDFLPIRRALLSVTHKDGLAEFAAFLHKKGVELVSTGGTMKFLKDQGLPVIAVSEVTGFPEILNGRVKTLNPRIHGGILANKDVPEHMKTLEELDIKPFDLVVVNLYDFKSALEKHLDPAAMVEEIDIGGPCLLRASSKNFNSILVLSDPSYYAEAMEEIEKGGVSLEFRRRMAAATFRTTSNYDDMIATWMAGGVK; encoded by the coding sequence ATGGATTTTCTTCCCATCAGGCGCGCTCTTCTGAGCGTGACGCACAAGGACGGTCTCGCGGAATTCGCCGCATTTCTCCACAAGAAGGGCGTTGAGCTGGTTTCCACCGGCGGCACCATGAAATTTTTGAAGGATCAGGGCCTTCCCGTGATCGCCGTGAGCGAAGTCACCGGCTTCCCGGAAATCCTGAACGGCCGCGTCAAAACCCTGAATCCGCGCATTCACGGCGGCATTCTGGCCAACAAGGACGTGCCCGAACACATGAAGACCCTGGAAGAGCTCGACATCAAGCCCTTTGATCTGGTGGTTGTGAACCTCTACGACTTCAAGTCCGCGCTGGAAAAGCATCTTGATCCCGCCGCCATGGTGGAGGAAATCGACATCGGCGGCCCCTGCCTGCTGCGCGCTTCCTCCAAGAACTTCAACAGCATTCTCGTGCTTTCCGATCCTTCCTACTACGCCGAGGCCATGGAAGAAATCGAAAAGGGCGGCGTGAGCCTCGAATTCCGTCGCCGCATGGCGGCCGCCACCTTCCGCACCACCTCCAACTACGACGACATGATCGCCACCTGGATGGCCGGAGGCGTAAAATAG
- the gdhA gene encoding NADP-specific glutamate dehydrogenase: MGNSYVQSVVENVRAKNPHQPEFLQAVEEVLFSMQPLFDRESKYQENAILERIVVPERLVEFRVAWTDDKGRIQVNNGYRVQFNSAIGPYKGGLRFHPSVNQSILKFLGFEQIFKNSLTGLAIGGGKGGSDFDPKGKSDAEVMRFCQAFMTELVRYIGAFSDVPAGDIGVGGREIGYLFGQYKRLTSRFEGVLTGKGLKWGGSLARTEATGFGNVYFAENMLKAVGKEIEGKTAAVSGSGNVAIYTVKKLYQLGAKPLTVSDSRGSIYQPSGINLEVLQQVKEHERASLTRYAELCKDATYIPVADYAAGEHPVWNVGADLAFPSATQNEVTLADAKNLLSKGCILVSEGANMPSTLDATAEFQKAGICYGPAKCANAGGVATSQLEMEQNAGMTSWTFEEVDNKLKGIMAGIFKAAHDTAEEFGQPGNYVMGGNIAGFRKVADSMIEQGVM; the protein is encoded by the coding sequence ATGGGCAACAGTTATGTGCAGAGCGTTGTGGAAAACGTGCGCGCCAAGAATCCTCATCAGCCGGAATTCCTGCAGGCCGTGGAAGAAGTGCTCTTCTCCATGCAGCCTCTTTTCGACCGTGAATCCAAGTACCAGGAAAACGCCATTCTTGAGCGCATCGTGGTTCCCGAACGTCTCGTGGAATTCCGCGTGGCCTGGACCGACGACAAGGGCCGCATTCAGGTGAACAACGGCTACCGCGTGCAGTTCAACTCCGCCATCGGACCGTACAAGGGCGGTCTGCGCTTCCATCCCAGCGTGAACCAGAGCATTCTGAAGTTCCTCGGCTTTGAACAGATTTTCAAGAACAGCCTTACCGGTCTCGCCATCGGCGGCGGCAAGGGCGGTTCCGACTTTGATCCCAAGGGCAAGTCCGACGCCGAAGTCATGCGTTTCTGCCAGGCCTTCATGACGGAACTCGTCCGCTACATCGGCGCGTTCAGCGACGTTCCCGCCGGCGACATCGGCGTGGGCGGCCGCGAAATCGGCTATCTTTTCGGTCAGTACAAGCGCCTGACCAGCCGCTTTGAAGGCGTGCTCACCGGCAAGGGCCTCAAGTGGGGCGGCTCGCTCGCCCGTACCGAAGCCACCGGCTTCGGCAACGTGTACTTCGCCGAAAACATGCTGAAGGCCGTGGGCAAGGAAATCGAAGGCAAGACCGCTGCCGTGTCCGGTTCCGGCAACGTGGCCATCTACACCGTCAAGAAGCTGTATCAGCTCGGCGCGAAGCCTCTTACCGTGTCCGACTCCCGCGGCAGCATCTATCAGCCTTCCGGCATCAACCTTGAAGTGCTCCAGCAGGTCAAGGAACACGAACGCGCTTCCCTCACCCGCTACGCCGAACTCTGCAAGGACGCCACCTACATTCCCGTGGCCGACTACGCCGCCGGCGAGCATCCCGTGTGGAACGTGGGCGCGGACCTCGCCTTCCCGAGCGCCACGCAGAACGAAGTCACCCTTGCCGACGCGAAGAATCTGCTTTCCAAGGGCTGCATCCTGGTGAGCGAAGGCGCGAACATGCCTTCCACCCTGGACGCCACGGCCGAATTCCAGAAGGCGGGCATCTGCTACGGCCCGGCCAAGTGCGCCAACGCCGGCGGCGTGGCCACCAGCCAGCTGGAAATGGAACAGAACGCGGGCATGACTTCCTGGACCTTCGAGGAAGTGGACAACAAGCTCAAGGGCATCATGGCCGGCATCTTCAAGGCCGCGCATGACACCGCCGAAGAATTCGGCCAGCCCGGCAACTACGTGATGGGCGGCAACATTGCGGGCTTCCGCAAGGTGGCCGACAGCATGATCGAACAGGGCGTCATGTAG
- a CDS encoding D-alanine--D-alanine ligase, translated as MRILLVAGGWSTEREISLKGAASIAEALSARGHEVTLFDLSDGFEKLLELAAAHDAAFLNLHGQPGEDGLVQALLERAGCPYQGSGPAGSFLALNKAAGKALFVRAGIRTPDYEFLPVRPAAGWKTSLPFPLFVKSNTGGSSIDLFRVNDEAELNRALDTLFAGHQEVLIETLIPGQEVTCGVVGRPGEEKALAPVLIVPKREFFDFHDKYAADGAAEICPAPLAPELTARVQEAAIAAHRCLGLSGYSRTDFRLTDEGELFALEVNTLPGMTSASLVPKEAAAAGIDFGELLETLLSYAVRN; from the coding sequence ATGCGTATTCTTCTCGTTGCGGGCGGCTGGTCCACGGAACGCGAGATTTCTCTGAAGGGAGCGGCTTCCATTGCCGAGGCGCTGTCGGCGCGGGGGCACGAGGTGACGCTGTTCGATCTTTCCGACGGCTTCGAGAAGCTGCTGGAACTTGCGGCAGCGCACGACGCGGCCTTCCTGAACCTTCACGGCCAGCCCGGCGAGGACGGCCTCGTGCAGGCGCTGCTCGAGCGCGCGGGATGCCCCTATCAGGGCAGCGGCCCGGCCGGCTCCTTCTTGGCGCTGAACAAGGCGGCGGGCAAGGCGCTGTTTGTGCGCGCTGGCATACGCACGCCCGATTATGAATTTCTGCCCGTGCGCCCCGCTGCGGGATGGAAGACGTCGCTGCCTTTCCCGCTGTTCGTCAAGTCGAACACGGGCGGCTCCAGCATCGACCTGTTCCGCGTGAACGACGAGGCGGAACTGAACCGCGCCCTGGACACGCTCTTTGCCGGACATCAGGAAGTGCTCATCGAAACGCTCATTCCCGGTCAGGAAGTGACCTGCGGCGTGGTGGGACGTCCCGGCGAGGAAAAGGCGCTTGCGCCCGTGCTCATCGTGCCCAAGCGGGAATTTTTCGATTTTCACGACAAGTACGCGGCCGACGGCGCCGCCGAAATCTGCCCCGCGCCCCTCGCGCCGGAACTGACGGCCCGGGTGCAGGAAGCGGCGATTGCCGCGCATCGCTGCCTTGGTCTTTCCGGTTACAGCCGCACCGACTTCCGCCTCACGGACGAGGGCGAACTGTTTGCGCTTGAAGTGAACACCCTGCCGGGCATGACGAGCGCCAGCCTTGTTCCCAAGGAAGCGGCGGCCGCGGGCATCGACTTCGGCGAGCTTCTGGAAACGCTTCTGAGCTACGCCGTCAGGAACTGA
- a CDS encoding HD domain-containing protein produces the protein MLPALEFPADPSWMVPDEAQCALLWDKYDMMPHIRDHCRAVAGVATEIVRRAEERGIIPAGRALSVPLARAAALLHDLAKSYSIRHGGSHAQLGAAWVREETGNPLIAQAVLFHVEWPWSGTSMDDVRDPMRLPVIVAYADKRVRHSEVVTIKERFDDLLVRYGISADKVDNIAANYAHVQAVERAIFERVGIL, from the coding sequence ATGCTGCCTGCTCTTGAATTTCCCGCGGATCCCTCATGGATGGTGCCCGACGAGGCGCAATGCGCTCTCTTGTGGGACAAGTACGACATGATGCCGCATATCCGCGATCACTGCCGCGCGGTGGCCGGCGTGGCGACGGAAATCGTCCGCCGGGCCGAGGAGCGCGGCATCATACCTGCGGGGCGCGCTCTCAGCGTTCCGCTGGCGCGGGCCGCGGCGCTGCTGCACGATCTGGCCAAAAGTTACTCCATCCGGCACGGGGGCAGTCACGCGCAGCTCGGCGCGGCGTGGGTGCGCGAGGAAACGGGCAATCCGCTCATCGCGCAGGCCGTGCTCTTTCACGTGGAATGGCCCTGGAGCGGCACCTCGATGGACGATGTGCGCGACCCCATGCGTCTGCCCGTGATCGTGGCCTACGCCGACAAGCGCGTGCGTCACTCCGAGGTGGTGACCATCAAGGAACGATTCGACGATCTTCTTGTCCGCTACGGCATCAGCGCCGACAAGGTGGACAACATCGCCGCCAACTATGCTCATGTACAGGCCGTGGAGCGGGCCATATTTGAAAGGGTGGGTATCCTTTAA
- the dut gene encoding dUTP diphosphatase — MAEVHVCYLRDAARVYGDGLCYATPEAAGMDLRACFDEEEIVVNPGERASVPSGLCVEPRVPGVAGFVYSRSGLGAVKGLVVAQGVGVIDADYRGEIVVWLLNTSGKPVVVKRGERVAQLVFQPVCRLEPRAVDALSETTRGSGGFGHTGRV, encoded by the coding sequence ATGGCCGAAGTTCATGTCTGTTATCTCAGAGACGCCGCCCGCGTGTACGGCGACGGGCTCTGCTACGCCACGCCCGAGGCCGCGGGCATGGATCTGCGCGCCTGCTTCGACGAGGAGGAAATCGTCGTGAATCCGGGCGAGCGGGCGTCGGTGCCTTCCGGGCTGTGCGTGGAGCCGCGCGTTCCGGGCGTGGCGGGATTCGTGTATTCCCGCAGCGGACTCGGCGCGGTGAAGGGGCTGGTCGTGGCGCAGGGCGTCGGCGTCATCGACGCCGACTACCGGGGCGAAATCGTGGTGTGGCTGCTCAACACGTCGGGAAAGCCCGTCGTGGTCAAGAGGGGCGAGCGCGTGGCGCAGCTCGTGTTTCAGCCGGTGTGCCGCCTTGAGCCCCGCGCGGTGGACGCGCTTTCCGAAACGACGCGCGGAAGCGGAGGCTTCGGTCATACCGGCCGGGTCTGA
- a CDS encoding NYN domain-containing protein — MSRVTFVVDGEFMRKRIISLKAFYFDGQGIRRHCLSHVTPGETVGRILFYDALPFTGKGEHPLSGPVDFSQTPLIARKQQFLQSLRVTPEITLRLGRSAWQAGQWQLDANRLGELMAGEISVNDIQAGDIYPDIRQKGVDMLLGLDIAALAYKHQTDRLVIVANDADYVPAVKLAREEGIKVVLDPLWTRAAEDLREHVDYVCNKLPRPQHSNYPHGIHIFDDPKEYNPCPDQEQHESPEGEE, encoded by the coding sequence ATGTCTCGCGTAACATTTGTCGTTGACGGCGAATTCATGCGCAAACGCATCATTTCGCTGAAGGCTTTTTATTTCGACGGTCAGGGCATCCGCCGCCACTGCCTGTCGCACGTCACCCCCGGCGAAACCGTAGGCCGCATTCTCTTTTACGACGCTCTTCCCTTCACCGGCAAGGGAGAACATCCGCTGAGCGGCCCCGTCGATTTTTCCCAGACTCCGCTCATCGCCCGCAAGCAGCAGTTTCTGCAGTCGCTGCGCGTCACGCCGGAAATCACGCTGCGCCTCGGCCGTTCCGCCTGGCAGGCCGGACAGTGGCAGCTCGACGCCAACCGTCTCGGCGAACTCATGGCCGGCGAAATCAGCGTGAACGACATTCAGGCCGGCGACATCTATCCCGACATCCGTCAGAAGGGCGTGGACATGCTCCTCGGCCTCGACATCGCCGCTCTTGCCTACAAGCATCAGACGGATCGTCTCGTCATCGTGGCCAACGACGCCGATTACGTGCCCGCCGTGAAGCTGGCGCGCGAAGAAGGAATCAAGGTCGTGCTCGATCCTCTGTGGACCCGCGCCGCCGAAGATCTGCGCGAACACGTGGACTACGTGTGCAACAAACTGCCCCGTCCGCAGCACTCCAACTACCCGCACGGCATACATATTTTCGACGATCCCAAGGAATACAACCCCTGCCCCGACCAGGAACAGCACGAAAGCCCTGAAGGGGAAGAATAG